From one Geoalkalibacter halelectricus genomic stretch:
- a CDS encoding GAF domain-containing protein, translated as MAKKNHDKRERLLQALIDIGQELASTTELSALLGRILDISRDVFHFDNAIIRLLDDATRTLVTAASYGYDTQATAVPISVGQGVMGRVAASGRPVLINDLRATPEYVAGIADARSELAVPLMARDKVLGVFNVESTQPQAFAEEDLELLVILGRQAATAIENARLYQNLRHMSNQYRDLHQFNSRILKSVDLGIYTVDPDLRITSWNPGMEALSGVREAEALGRDLLRLFPQLEGEGMAERLRQVLRSGVSEKLRLAHRDLRGEVRFQKRRIAALKDQDTTTGAVVIVEDVTEFKRLLDQTIQSEKLAELGRLSAGIAHEINNPLSIIAYAVQLLLREEQIAPDQQELLERIDSETDRLKALTGGLLSFSRGGETHKRFTDLNETVRDVLRLVKYELTRNNIEVHEDFVELPLVQADPNKLKQVFINLVMNAVQAMKKDGALRISSRLAEPGWVEMAFADTGPGMDAQLQKKVFEPFFTTRKEGEGTGLGLYICRNIIGDHAGRLLLESAPGQGACFRIGLPVE; from the coding sequence ATGGCCAAAAAAAACCACGACAAACGCGAACGTCTGCTGCAGGCCCTGATCGATATCGGCCAGGAACTGGCTTCGACCACGGAACTCTCGGCGCTGCTCGGCCGGATCCTCGATATTTCCCGCGACGTCTTTCATTTCGACAACGCCATCATTCGCCTCCTCGATGACGCCACCCGAACCCTGGTGACGGCGGCTTCCTACGGCTACGATACTCAAGCCACCGCCGTGCCCATCAGCGTGGGGCAGGGCGTCATGGGCCGGGTTGCGGCGTCGGGCCGGCCGGTGCTGATCAATGATCTGCGCGCCACCCCAGAGTATGTCGCCGGCATCGCCGACGCCCGCAGTGAATTGGCGGTGCCCCTGATGGCGCGCGACAAGGTCTTGGGCGTGTTCAACGTCGAGAGCACCCAACCCCAGGCCTTTGCCGAAGAGGATCTTGAACTGCTGGTGATTCTTGGCCGCCAGGCCGCCACGGCCATCGAAAATGCCCGTCTTTATCAGAACCTGCGGCACATGTCCAATCAGTACCGCGATCTTCATCAGTTCAACAGTCGCATCCTCAAGAGCGTTGATCTGGGCATCTATACCGTCGACCCGGATTTGCGGATCACCTCATGGAATCCGGGCATGGAGGCCTTGAGCGGAGTGAGAGAGGCCGAGGCGCTCGGGCGCGATCTGCTGCGGCTGTTTCCCCAGTTGGAGGGCGAGGGCATGGCGGAGCGCCTCCGTCAGGTTCTGCGCAGCGGCGTTTCGGAAAAATTACGCCTGGCCCACCGCGACCTGCGTGGTGAGGTGCGCTTTCAAAAGCGGCGGATCGCGGCGCTCAAGGACCAGGACACCACGACTGGCGCGGTGGTCATCGTCGAGGATGTGACCGAGTTCAAGCGCCTGCTCGACCAGACCATCCAATCGGAGAAGCTCGCCGAACTCGGCCGCCTCTCCGCCGGAATCGCCCATGAAATCAACAATCCCCTCAGCATCATCGCCTATGCCGTGCAACTGCTGTTGCGCGAGGAACAGATCGCTCCCGACCAGCAAGAGCTGCTCGAACGCATCGACAGCGAAACCGATCGGCTCAAGGCGTTGACCGGCGGGCTGTTGTCTTTTTCCCGCGGGGGCGAGACGCACAAGCGCTTTACCGACCTCAACGAAACCGTGCGCGATGTGCTGCGCCTGGTGAAGTACGAACTCACGCGCAACAATATCGAGGTCCACGAGGATTTCGTCGAGCTGCCCCTGGTGCAGGCCGATCCCAACAAGCTCAAGCAGGTGTTCATCAATTTGGTCATGAATGCCGTTCAGGCCATGAAAAAAGACGGTGCCCTCCGCATCAGCTCACGCCTTGCCGAGCCCGGATGGGTCGAGATGGCCTTTGCCGATACCGGGCCGGGCATGGATGCGCAACTGCAAAAGAAGGTCTTCGAGCCCTTTTTCACCACGCGCAAGGAGGGTGAGGGGACGGGGCTGGGGCTTTATATCTGCCGCAACATCATTGGCGACCACGCCGGGCGCCTGCTGTTGGAATCCGCCCCCGGGCAGGGGGCCTGCTTCCGCATTGGCCTGCCCGTTGAGTGA
- a CDS encoding TraB/GumN family protein, whose translation MNHSDIHRLTLDDKEIILVGTAHISRESVDTVTRVIAEEQPDTVCIELDEQRFQALKNTNKWESLNLKEVIRKGQVPFLMTNLALAAFQKRMGLQTGIRPGAEMAAAADAAAALGARVELVDRNIRTTLLRVWRRTSLWKKAHIMATLVASLFESQKASEEELARLRQTDTLSAMLEEMSRMLPSVKSVLVDERDIYMAYHIRNAPGRRIVAVLGAAHIPGIKRLFGEDISAATIAEISRVPPKPIISRAIPWIIPAVVISLFVLGFFLGDRQQVAGAALAWVLANGGLSALGALLALGHPLTVASAFFAAPLTSLNPTVGAGFVTGLVQVMVAAPTVRDMERVGDDLVSVRGWWSNRLARVLLVFVFSSLGSTLGTFLAFHWLKDLI comes from the coding sequence ATGAACCATTCCGACATTCACCGCCTGACCCTGGACGACAAGGAAATCATCCTGGTCGGTACCGCGCATATTTCCCGCGAGTCGGTGGACACCGTGACACGGGTGATTGCCGAGGAGCAGCCCGATACGGTGTGCATCGAACTGGATGAACAGCGCTTTCAGGCGCTGAAAAACACCAACAAGTGGGAATCGCTCAACCTCAAGGAAGTCATCCGCAAGGGCCAGGTTCCCTTTCTCATGACCAACCTGGCCCTGGCCGCCTTTCAGAAGCGCATGGGCCTGCAAACGGGGATTCGTCCCGGCGCCGAAATGGCCGCCGCCGCCGATGCCGCGGCGGCTCTGGGCGCGCGCGTGGAACTGGTGGACCGCAATATCCGCACCACGTTGCTGCGCGTGTGGCGGCGCACCAGCCTGTGGAAAAAGGCGCACATTATGGCGACCCTTGTGGCCAGCCTGTTTGAGTCGCAAAAGGCCAGCGAGGAAGAGTTGGCGCGACTGCGCCAAACGGACACGCTTTCGGCCATGCTTGAGGAAATGAGCCGCATGCTGCCGTCGGTCAAAAGCGTGCTGGTGGATGAGCGCGACATCTACATGGCTTACCATATCCGCAACGCGCCGGGCCGGCGCATTGTGGCGGTGCTGGGCGCGGCGCACATTCCCGGCATCAAGCGGCTCTTCGGCGAGGACATCAGCGCCGCGACCATCGCCGAGATATCGCGCGTGCCGCCCAAGCCCATCATTTCGCGGGCGATTCCCTGGATCATTCCGGCCGTGGTCATCAGCCTGTTCGTGCTGGGTTTTTTTCTCGGTGATCGCCAGCAGGTGGCCGGCGCCGCCCTGGCCTGGGTTCTGGCCAACGGCGGCCTTTCGGCCCTGGGGGCGCTGCTGGCCCTGGGGCATCCCCTGACGGTCGCCAGCGCGTTTTTCGCCGCCCCCCTCACCTCCCTCAACCCGACCGTGGGCGCGGGCTTCGTCACCGGCCTGGTGCAGGTGATGGTGGCGGCGCCGACGGTGCGCGACATGGAGCGGGTCGGGGATGATCTGGTCTCGGTGCGCGGCTGGTGGTCCAACCGTCTGGCGCGCGTGCTGCTGGTCTTCGTCTTCTCCTCCCTCGGCTCGACCCTGGGCACCTTTCTCGCCTTCCACTGGCTCAAGGACTTGATTTAA
- a CDS encoding alkaline phosphatase — translation MIALVRKKTAVIHIALLVLLLPGLCFGNNGVRGMATPPHKAAQAKNIILFIGDGMQLEHEIAYSRYLTGEDFGLVWNNFDHEVPVATWDVTTYNRYARDLGVAPFAYDSFDPMVGYNPNLGGFERYPLDNSGSDNYFLRPRYATDSASSATAMATGYKTDDGRIAWLSGAPEDGALKTIAEIVRDYNGGAIGVVSTVPFSHATPAAFVSHNVHRNNYFTGRSGYQGLGIADEIIQVIKPEVVIGGGHPDYNSGFMSRALYDELQESSEYLLVERLPGDDGGQALLEGARQAAKQGKKLFGLFGGAGGNFEPPLVTHDPGHPSVEVATIENPTLADATLAALEVLSTNEKGFFLMVEQGDIDWANHANDYFWMMGTMHDLHEAVKAAVAFVNRNGDHIDWSNTLLLVTSDHGNSYMRLNPALPMGKGVLPTPSEILVWNQNPTEGLTPKVTYGTGSHTNELTSLYAQGAAADLLGQYEGFWYPGTRIIDNTHIFEVMREFALDWEYAGWRPGTSRKPFLEHLPAFAR, via the coding sequence ATGATCGCTTTGGTACGCAAAAAAACGGCAGTCATTCACATTGCCCTGCTGGTGCTGTTGTTGCCCGGGTTGTGTTTTGGCAACAACGGCGTTCGCGGCATGGCGACGCCGCCACACAAGGCTGCGCAGGCCAAGAACATCATTCTGTTCATCGGCGACGGCATGCAACTTGAGCATGAAATCGCCTACAGCCGCTACCTGACGGGTGAGGATTTCGGCCTGGTCTGGAACAACTTCGATCACGAGGTTCCCGTCGCCACCTGGGATGTGACCACCTACAACCGCTACGCCCGCGATCTGGGCGTGGCGCCCTTCGCCTACGACAGCTTCGACCCGATGGTCGGCTACAATCCCAACCTGGGCGGCTTCGAGCGCTACCCGCTGGATAACAGCGGCTCGGACAATTATTTTCTGCGGCCGCGCTATGCCACCGATTCGGCTTCGTCGGCCACCGCCATGGCCACCGGCTATAAAACCGACGACGGCAGAATCGCCTGGCTCTCCGGTGCCCCCGAGGATGGCGCCCTGAAAACCATCGCCGAGATTGTGCGCGATTATAACGGTGGCGCCATTGGCGTGGTCAGCACCGTGCCTTTCAGCCACGCTACGCCCGCGGCCTTCGTCTCACACAACGTCCACCGCAACAACTACTTCACCGGGCGCAGCGGCTATCAGGGCCTGGGAATCGCCGATGAAATCATTCAGGTGATCAAGCCCGAAGTGGTCATCGGCGGCGGCCACCCCGACTACAACAGCGGGTTCATGTCGCGCGCCCTTTACGATGAGCTTCAGGAAAGCAGCGAATACCTCTTGGTTGAGCGCCTCCCCGGCGACGACGGCGGCCAGGCGCTGCTCGAGGGAGCCCGCCAGGCGGCCAAACAGGGCAAGAAGCTTTTCGGTCTGTTCGGCGGCGCCGGCGGCAACTTCGAACCGCCCCTGGTCACGCACGACCCCGGCCATCCGAGTGTCGAAGTCGCCACCATTGAAAATCCCACCCTCGCCGACGCCACCCTGGCCGCTCTTGAGGTGCTCAGCACCAATGAAAAAGGTTTCTTCCTCATGGTCGAGCAGGGCGACATCGATTGGGCCAATCACGCCAACGACTATTTCTGGATGATGGGCACCATGCACGACCTGCATGAGGCGGTCAAGGCCGCCGTCGCCTTCGTCAACCGGAATGGCGATCACATCGATTGGAGCAACACCCTGCTGTTGGTGACCAGCGACCACGGCAACAGCTACATGCGTCTCAATCCCGCCCTGCCCATGGGCAAGGGGGTACTCCCCACGCCGAGCGAAATTCTGGTGTGGAACCAGAATCCGACCGAGGGCCTAACACCCAAGGTCACCTATGGCACAGGCAGCCATACCAACGAGTTGACAAGCCTCTACGCGCAGGGCGCAGCCGCGGATCTGCTCGGCCAATATGAAGGGTTCTGGTACCCTGGCACCCGCATTATCGACAACACCCATATTTTCGAAGTCATGCGTGAATTCGCCCTTGATTGGGAATACGCAGGCTGGCGGCCGGGAACATCGCGCAAGCCTTTTCTGGAGCATCTCCCGGCATTCGCACGCTAA
- a CDS encoding L,D-transpeptidase family protein, whose product MKLVASRLIVAGLFVLMMAAVVRAAPSEPVVRLVADQIEDLLGRATQEQVFLGDAWLPLFDQVRQFYQERDFAAVWFGESHSAEQASVLMQFLRAAEEDGLHSQGYHLGLIEQLRSQVDDYGYHEVLFDSLAVAQLDLLLSHAFVLHASRLSVGQVDPNELYAGEWRARLRRTDVVAALNMAVQSGDVAGVLHDLAPAGSEYLHLREELQRYRLIQRVGGWPRVPEGEILRRGGTDPRVAVLRQRLWMSGDLVAPDAEYPQLYQGDIVAAVVRFQRRHGLSPDGAVGPKTLAELNRSVEERIRQMELNLERRRWLPEDLGSRHIIVNIADFSLQVVEQGRVVMHMPVVVGTTRRKTPVFSGRMTYLEFAPYWGVPPTILQQDKLPRIRADRGYLDANHYEIIPWRGPSRDPIHPSEIDWQRATARTFPGLLRQRPGPWNPLGQVKFMFPNDLDIYLHDSPDRHLFNRRERTFSSGCIRVERAADLAQYLLEDQPAWDCDRLHRALNASEPKQVTLRRPIAVHLVYFTAWVDNHGVVQFRSDPYQRDNVLAVALDQQRNLSVQTASFKHTAEGDVGN is encoded by the coding sequence ATGAAACTGGTTGCAAGCCGCCTGATTGTCGCGGGTCTGTTTGTGTTGATGATGGCCGCCGTGGTGCGCGCGGCACCGAGCGAGCCCGTGGTTCGGCTGGTCGCCGATCAGATCGAGGATCTCCTCGGTCGCGCGACCCAGGAGCAGGTTTTTCTCGGCGATGCCTGGCTGCCGCTCTTTGATCAGGTGCGGCAGTTTTACCAGGAGCGGGATTTTGCCGCGGTTTGGTTCGGTGAATCGCATTCGGCAGAGCAGGCAAGCGTTCTGATGCAATTTCTACGCGCCGCCGAGGAGGACGGGCTGCACAGCCAGGGCTATCACCTGGGGCTGATCGAGCAACTTCGCAGCCAGGTCGATGATTATGGGTATCATGAGGTTCTTTTCGATTCCCTGGCGGTCGCGCAGCTCGATCTGCTGCTCAGCCATGCCTTTGTGCTGCATGCCTCGCGTTTGAGTGTCGGACAGGTCGACCCCAACGAGCTTTACGCCGGGGAGTGGCGCGCGCGCCTGCGCCGCACCGATGTGGTCGCCGCGCTCAATATGGCGGTGCAGTCAGGAGATGTCGCCGGGGTGCTGCACGATCTGGCCCCTGCCGGCTCGGAATATCTTCACCTGCGCGAGGAGTTGCAACGCTACCGCCTGATTCAAAGAGTCGGCGGCTGGCCGCGAGTGCCCGAGGGCGAGATTCTGCGGCGCGGCGGTACAGATCCGCGCGTCGCAGTGTTGCGCCAGCGCCTGTGGATGAGCGGCGATCTTGTTGCACCAGACGCGGAATATCCCCAACTCTATCAGGGAGATATCGTTGCCGCGGTGGTGCGGTTCCAGCGCCGTCACGGACTTTCGCCCGACGGTGCGGTGGGACCCAAGACCCTGGCCGAACTCAATCGCTCCGTCGAGGAGCGTATTCGGCAGATGGAGCTCAATCTGGAGCGCCGGCGCTGGCTGCCGGAGGATCTGGGATCACGCCACATCATCGTCAATATCGCCGATTTCAGCCTGCAGGTGGTGGAACAGGGTCGGGTGGTCATGCACATGCCCGTGGTGGTCGGCACCACGAGGCGCAAAACACCGGTGTTTTCCGGCCGTATGACCTATTTGGAATTCGCTCCCTACTGGGGCGTGCCGCCCACCATCCTGCAGCAGGACAAGCTGCCGCGAATTCGCGCCGATCGCGGCTACCTCGATGCCAACCACTACGAGATCATTCCCTGGCGCGGTCCATCGCGCGACCCCATCCATCCGTCTGAAATCGACTGGCAGCGCGCCACGGCGCGCACCTTCCCGGGTCTTTTGCGCCAGCGGCCCGGCCCCTGGAACCCCCTGGGGCAGGTCAAGTTTATGTTCCCCAATGATTTGGACATCTATCTGCACGATTCCCCGGATCGCCATCTTTTCAACCGTCGTGAGCGCACCTTCAGCTCCGGGTGCATTCGCGTCGAGCGGGCCGCTGACCTCGCTCAGTACCTGCTCGAGGATCAACCGGCCTGGGATTGCGACCGGCTGCATCGCGCCCTCAACGCCTCCGAGCCCAAGCAGGTCACGCTGCGGCGCCCCATTGCGGTGCACCTGGTGTATTTCACCGCCTGGGTCGACAACCACGGAGTCGTTCAATTTCGCTCCGATCCCTACCAGCGCGACAACGTCCTGGCCGTGGCCCTTGATCAGCAGCGCAATCTCTCGGTGCAGACCGCAAGTTTCAAACACACAGCAGAGGGTGATGTCGGCAATTGA
- a CDS encoding rhomboid family intramembrane serine protease, which translates to MTWQRKLKRFLSGGGGSQDLSVARSLIFINLILFTLMVLHGTVQGLEMRAIMNPPTQLLVHWGAQFWPFVFNQGEWWRCITYAFTHGGLIHLAFNMIVLYMVGPRLEFEIGKAPFIVLYVFTALTGTLAGLLWHPMTPVVGASGALFGLIGFSVAYYHRIGTSIAIQMRNFMFQWAVFAFIFGLLVGADNAGHLGGAIGGVILGFLMPVSFPAQRRIAPFLKGLAAVCAALVVLSLGGLVLSWF; encoded by the coding sequence GTGACCTGGCAACGCAAACTCAAGCGCTTTCTCTCCGGCGGCGGCGGATCCCAGGATCTGTCCGTGGCCCGCTCCCTGATTTTCATCAACCTGATTCTTTTCACCCTCATGGTGCTGCACGGCACCGTGCAGGGTTTGGAAATGCGCGCCATCATGAACCCGCCCACCCAGTTGCTCGTTCACTGGGGCGCGCAGTTTTGGCCTTTCGTCTTCAATCAGGGCGAATGGTGGCGTTGCATCACCTACGCCTTCACCCATGGCGGGCTGATCCATCTGGCCTTCAACATGATCGTGCTCTACATGGTTGGGCCGCGCCTGGAATTTGAGATCGGCAAGGCGCCCTTTATCGTGCTCTATGTCTTTACCGCCCTCACCGGAACCCTTGCCGGTCTGCTCTGGCACCCCATGACCCCGGTGGTCGGCGCCTCGGGCGCCCTGTTCGGGCTGATCGGCTTTTCCGTGGCCTATTATCACCGCATCGGCACCTCCATCGCCATCCAGATGCGCAATTTCATGTTTCAGTGGGCGGTGTTCGCCTTTATCTTCGGCCTGCTGGTGGGCGCCGACAACGCCGGACATCTGGGCGGGGCCATCGGCGGGGTCATCCTCGGCTTTCTCATGCCGGTGTCCTTTCCCGCGCAGCGCCGCATCGCCCCCTTTCTCAAGGGCCTTGCCGCAGTGTGCGCGGCGCTGGTGGTGCTAAGCCTCGGCGGCCTGGTATTGTCGTGGTTTTAG
- the ybaK gene encoding Cys-tRNA(Pro) deacylase, with amino-acid sequence MAKDKTPVTPVIRLLRQEKVAFTPHLYAYEEKGGTEVSARELGVDEHAVIKTLVMEDDQNTPLIVLMHGDRQVSTKELARQIGARSVHPCDPDRAHRHSGYLVGGTSPFAVRKPMLVYMEKTITALERIYINGGKRGFLVEIAPADLVRILKPREVNVAL; translated from the coding sequence ATGGCCAAGGACAAAACTCCGGTCACCCCGGTGATTCGCCTGCTGCGGCAGGAAAAAGTCGCCTTCACCCCGCACCTTTACGCCTATGAAGAAAAAGGCGGCACCGAGGTGTCGGCGCGCGAACTGGGGGTCGACGAACACGCGGTTATCAAAACCCTGGTCATGGAAGACGATCAGAACACCCCCCTGATTGTTCTCATGCACGGCGACCGCCAGGTCTCGACCAAGGAACTGGCGCGCCAGATCGGGGCGCGCAGCGTTCACCCCTGCGACCCCGACCGGGCGCATCGCCATTCAGGCTACCTGGTGGGTGGCACCTCGCCTTTTGCCGTACGCAAGCCCATGCTGGTCTACATGGAAAAAACCATCACCGCCTTGGAGCGCATCTACATCAATGGCGGCAAACGCGGCTTCTTGGTGGAAATCGCGCCTGCCGACCTAGTGCGCATCCTCAAACCGCGCGAGGTGAACGTGGCGCTGTGA
- a CDS encoding SIR2 family NAD-dependent protein deacylase translates to MTLEEKYRKAAEAIAAARALVITAGAGMGVDSGLPDFRGDQGFWKAYPMYQRLGINFIGAANPAHFQRDPAFGWGFYGHRTNLYRQTEPHAGFSLLREWIERFNQDHFAVTSNVDGQFQKAGFDEDAILEVHGSIHHLQCLTPCRTAIWSNHEEIPVDFASMRAQHIPKCIHCGGTARPNILMFGDYSWLSDRTRQQEHNFDAFLCDHRDDPLVVVEMGAGTAIPTIRHLSEQLGYRYGATVIRINPREAQISGPHVSLSCGGLEGLRGIDQALGKI, encoded by the coding sequence ATGACTCTGGAGGAAAAATATCGCAAGGCCGCCGAGGCCATCGCCGCCGCGCGCGCCCTGGTCATCACCGCCGGCGCCGGCATGGGTGTGGATTCGGGACTACCTGATTTCCGCGGCGATCAGGGTTTCTGGAAAGCCTATCCCATGTACCAGCGCCTCGGCATCAATTTTATCGGCGCCGCCAACCCGGCGCATTTCCAACGCGACCCCGCCTTCGGCTGGGGCTTCTACGGCCATCGCACTAATCTCTATCGTCAGACCGAGCCCCATGCGGGATTCAGTTTGCTGCGCGAATGGATCGAGCGCTTCAACCAGGACCACTTCGCGGTGACCTCCAACGTCGACGGGCAATTCCAGAAGGCGGGCTTCGACGAGGACGCCATTTTGGAAGTACACGGCTCGATTCACCACCTGCAGTGTCTGACTCCCTGCCGTACCGCCATCTGGTCCAATCACGAGGAAATCCCGGTGGATTTCGCGAGCATGCGCGCCCAACACATCCCCAAATGCATCCACTGCGGCGGCACCGCGCGGCCCAACATTCTCATGTTCGGCGACTATTCCTGGCTGAGCGATCGCACCCGACAGCAGGAGCACAACTTCGACGCCTTTCTCTGCGACCACCGCGATGACCCCCTGGTCGTGGTGGAGATGGGCGCCGGCACCGCCATTCCCACCATCCGGCATCTCAGCGAGCAACTCGGCTACCGCTATGGCGCCACCGTGATCCGCATCAATCCGCGCGAAGCGCAGATCAGCGGGCCGCATGTTTCCCTGTCCTGCGGCGGGCTCGAAGGTCTGCGTGGAATCGACCAGGCCCTCGGGAAAATCTAA
- the traF gene encoding conjugal transfer protein TraF: protein MVSLKKSLAALTALACGLAAAPTAAQEFLPVGPRALGMGGAGVAAVTDTTAQYYNPAAFGFFNFRDEDGQRFDCDNNDCGRKVWGTDLDAAFGYRLHNEFGKFLDPLSDLDIKQFDDGVQSASELRNLVEVMGNLSGLSDPGNAITADVSAGLAARIGHFGFGVRTYLQATGRVVSVDTQNFGVGTNFNDQLNDIEGLSGDGTFGYFTQSEQELLLADDKLTEANLQAIDLLIRDAGISRDQAATLVDLLNSVAANDDPDLTISQNNTTTVALDGFGLMEVPLSYGYALNEHWSVGGSLKFMLGRVYGTQLFVFDTDSGDTLSEIRNDYNTSANFGLDLGVMGRYKYVNFGLVARNINAPKFDGFTKTTTLSNGQTVSTQVQDVRVDPQVRAGVAFIPFTTLTLAADLDLTENDTSFSAYKSRYASLGVEWDAFRILALRAGAYKNLADSDIDWVLTGGLGLNLWAVRLDLAGAMATEKEEFDGRNLPREGRLAAMLSVDF, encoded by the coding sequence ATGGTTTCGCTGAAAAAATCCCTGGCGGCACTCACCGCCCTGGCCTGCGGCCTGGCGGCGGCGCCGACGGCGGCGCAGGAATTTCTTCCCGTCGGGCCGCGCGCCCTGGGCATGGGAGGGGCCGGTGTGGCGGCGGTGACCGATACCACCGCGCAGTATTACAATCCGGCGGCCTTTGGCTTCTTCAATTTCCGCGATGAAGACGGGCAGCGTTTCGACTGCGACAACAACGACTGCGGGCGCAAGGTCTGGGGAACGGATCTCGATGCTGCCTTCGGCTATCGCCTGCACAACGAATTCGGTAAGTTCCTCGATCCTCTTTCCGACCTCGATATCAAGCAGTTCGACGACGGGGTCCAGTCCGCGAGCGAGTTGAGAAATCTGGTCGAGGTGATGGGCAACCTGTCGGGCCTGTCCGATCCCGGCAACGCCATCACCGCCGATGTCAGCGCCGGCCTGGCCGCGCGCATTGGTCACTTCGGCTTTGGTGTTCGCACCTACCTGCAGGCCACTGGTCGGGTGGTGAGTGTGGATACGCAAAATTTCGGTGTCGGGACCAATTTCAACGACCAGTTGAATGATATCGAAGGACTTTCCGGCGACGGAACCTTCGGCTACTTCACCCAGAGCGAACAGGAACTGCTGTTGGCGGACGACAAGCTGACGGAGGCCAACCTGCAGGCCATCGATCTCTTGATCCGCGATGCGGGCATCAGCCGCGACCAGGCCGCCACCCTGGTCGATCTGCTCAATTCCGTGGCCGCCAATGACGACCCCGATCTCACCATCTCCCAAAACAACACCACCACCGTGGCCCTTGATGGTTTCGGCCTGATGGAGGTTCCGCTCTCCTACGGCTATGCCCTCAATGAACATTGGTCCGTGGGCGGCAGCCTCAAGTTCATGCTCGGCCGGGTTTACGGCACCCAACTCTTCGTCTTCGATACGGATTCGGGCGATACCCTGAGCGAAATCCGTAACGACTACAACACTTCCGCCAACTTCGGTCTCGACCTCGGTGTCATGGGACGCTACAAGTACGTCAATTTCGGACTGGTCGCGCGCAACATCAACGCGCCCAAATTCGACGGCTTCACCAAAACTACCACCCTTTCCAACGGACAAACGGTGAGCACCCAGGTTCAGGATGTGCGGGTCGATCCCCAGGTGCGAGCAGGGGTGGCATTCATCCCCTTCACCACCCTGACCCTGGCGGCGGATCTCGATCTGACCGAAAACGACACCAGCTTCTCCGCCTACAAGAGCCGCTACGCCTCCCTGGGCGTCGAATGGGATGCTTTCCGAATCCTGGCGCTGCGCGCCGGGGCCTACAAAAACCTCGCCGACAGCGATATCGACTGGGTTCTCACCGGCGGCCTGGGGCTCAATCTCTGGGCGGTGCGGCTGGATCTGGCCGGCGCCATGGCCACCGAAAAGGAAGAGTTCGACGGGCGCAACCTGCCGCGTGAAGGCCGCTTGGCCGCCATGCTGAGCGTCGATTTCTAG